One window from the genome of Halostella litorea encodes:
- a CDS encoding histidine kinase N-terminal 7TM domain-containing protein, with protein sequence MIYIAHLLGLLLTVVASGGAAWWVRRWTDDRAGTVLIVLLAVHVLMALCAAAVLSSAVPTPLRVASTHLIYAFVVAAPTLWLVFTAFYTGRESGLTGPVWTALAAAAVLPAALVLTNPVHDLLLVDFRVVTEPIRYPVYHRSGLMDALIVVTNLQLLAGLGLLFRSLPFSRRGVLWQLLALVVGMAAIVVTALLGITGAAPLPGFTYGVYGAGLFGVLVAAALFRTGVFAVAPLARDVLFDSIDDAIVVVDADGRIVDFNETAAERFPRLANRAGDGIGEVYPSFLAGTDGGLAHDDPDPLPDGVENRSPFAGTITRRTDGGRQTLRVTAHEVASGGEPRGYGLIVRDVSELEAYASDLERKTDQLERFASVLSHDLRNPVSVATGYVELAQETGDPEHHREALDALERIDETIGDLLTLSREGESIDDPETVALRSVVADAWSTSDTGDGVLENAVEGDVYVRADPSRLRTLLENLFRNAVEHGGETVRVGRLDDGFFVADDGNGIPEGERKAVFEHGYSTRPDGTGFGLAIVRSIATAHGWSIAVTEGRDGGARFEITGVAPDASDEPEPTVGSTRDASADGSAG encoded by the coding sequence GTGATCTATATCGCCCATCTCCTCGGGCTGCTTCTGACGGTCGTCGCCTCGGGCGGCGCGGCGTGGTGGGTCCGTCGGTGGACCGACGACCGCGCGGGGACGGTGCTGATCGTCCTTCTCGCCGTCCACGTTCTCATGGCGCTCTGTGCCGCCGCAGTGCTTTCGAGCGCGGTGCCCACGCCGTTGCGGGTCGCGTCGACCCACCTGATCTACGCGTTCGTGGTGGCGGCTCCGACCCTCTGGCTCGTGTTCACGGCGTTCTACACCGGCCGGGAGAGCGGGCTGACCGGACCGGTGTGGACCGCGCTCGCCGCTGCCGCGGTCCTCCCGGCCGCCCTGGTTCTCACGAATCCTGTCCACGACCTGCTGCTCGTCGACTTTCGGGTCGTCACCGAGCCGATCCGGTATCCGGTGTACCACCGGTCCGGGCTCATGGACGCGCTGATCGTCGTCACCAACCTCCAGCTGTTGGCCGGCCTCGGCCTGCTGTTCCGGTCGTTGCCGTTCTCCCGGCGGGGCGTCCTGTGGCAGTTGCTCGCGCTGGTCGTCGGAATGGCCGCCATCGTCGTCACCGCCCTCCTCGGGATCACCGGCGCCGCCCCGCTCCCGGGGTTCACGTACGGCGTGTACGGCGCCGGACTCTTCGGGGTTCTCGTCGCGGCCGCGCTGTTCCGAACCGGCGTGTTCGCCGTGGCACCGCTGGCCCGCGACGTGCTGTTCGACTCGATCGACGACGCCATCGTCGTCGTCGACGCCGACGGGCGCATCGTCGACTTCAACGAGACCGCCGCGGAGCGCTTCCCGCGGCTGGCCAACCGGGCGGGCGACGGGATCGGGGAGGTGTACCCGTCCTTTCTCGCCGGGACCGACGGGGGGCTTGCGCACGACGACCCCGACCCGCTCCCGGACGGTGTCGAGAACCGGTCGCCGTTCGCCGGGACGATCACCCGGAGGACGGACGGCGGGCGGCAGACGCTGCGCGTGACCGCCCACGAGGTCGCGAGCGGCGGCGAACCGCGCGGCTACGGGCTGATCGTCCGCGACGTGTCGGAGCTGGAAGCCTACGCGTCCGACCTCGAACGCAAGACCGACCAGCTCGAACGCTTCGCCAGCGTGCTCTCACACGACCTCCGGAACCCGGTTTCGGTCGCCACGGGCTACGTCGAACTCGCCCAGGAGACGGGGGACCCGGAGCACCACCGGGAGGCCCTCGACGCGCTCGAACGGATCGACGAGACGATCGGGGACCTCCTGACGCTGTCCCGGGAGGGGGAGTCGATCGACGACCCCGAGACCGTGGCGCTGCGGTCGGTCGTCGCGGACGCGTGGTCGACCAGCGACACCGGGGATGGGGTGCTCGAAAACGCTGTCGAAGGGGACGTGTACGTCCGCGCCGACCCGTCCCGCCTCCGGACGCTGCTGGAGAACCTGTTCCGCAACGCGGTCGAGCACGGCGGCGAGACGGTCCGGGTCGGCCGGCTCGACGACGGCTTCTTCGTCGCGGACGACGGGAATGGGATCCCCGAGGGCGAGCGCAAGGCCGTCTTCGAACACGGCTACTCGACCCGGCCGGACGGGACCGGCTTCGGCCTCGCCA
- a CDS encoding DUF7001 family protein, giving the protein MIDDVCLYRPPDYDGAPPVDADAVAAWLRERIDADVRIREPFLDAHRTDDIAERLAGARVRSPRERDTVDPMLGTVRYEERALDDPARAGGVLYDGVAVQRALNAALPAEERPLDRLHVAVLDRAVGTWGNHDGRWHKRVSVLGQPALVSVPGLYEAPAKPESYYQEQQRHALLSGDAPPREVLENRVDGEFLVADDPRTTEALKGYVLSAVHLAATGEAFCDDERCRLSNPHRQPGVVRAQLREPEFCEAHAERYGR; this is encoded by the coding sequence ATGATCGACGACGTGTGCCTCTACCGTCCCCCGGACTACGACGGCGCGCCGCCGGTCGACGCGGACGCCGTCGCCGCGTGGCTCCGGGAGCGCATCGACGCCGACGTCCGGATCCGCGAACCGTTCCTCGACGCCCACCGGACCGACGACATCGCCGAGCGCCTCGCCGGGGCCAGGGTCCGGTCGCCCCGCGAGCGCGACACCGTCGACCCGATGCTCGGGACCGTCCGCTACGAGGAGCGGGCGCTCGACGACCCGGCCCGGGCGGGCGGCGTGCTGTACGACGGCGTCGCGGTCCAGCGCGCGTTGAACGCCGCGCTGCCGGCCGAGGAGCGGCCGCTGGACCGCCTCCACGTCGCGGTGCTCGACCGCGCGGTCGGCACCTGGGGGAACCACGACGGGCGCTGGCACAAGCGCGTGAGCGTCCTCGGCCAGCCGGCCCTGGTGTCGGTGCCGGGGCTGTACGAGGCCCCCGCAAAGCCTGAGTCCTACTACCAGGAACAGCAGCGCCACGCCCTGCTGTCCGGTGACGCGCCGCCCCGGGAGGTGCTGGAGAACCGCGTCGACGGCGAGTTCCTCGTCGCGGACGACCCCCGGACGACCGAGGCGCTGAAGGGGTACGTCCTGAGCGCCGTCCACCTCGCGGCGACCGGCGAGGCCTTCTGCGACGACGAGCGCTGCCGGCTCTCGAACCCCCACCGCCAGCCGGGCGTGGTCCGGGCACAGCTCCGGGAGCCGGAGTTCTGCGAGGCCCACGCCGAGCGCTACGGCCGGTAG